In Helianthus annuus cultivar XRQ/B chromosome 8, HanXRQr2.0-SUNRISE, whole genome shotgun sequence, a single genomic region encodes these proteins:
- the LOC110871325 gene encoding WUSCHEL-related homeobox 3, with protein sequence MQTEGDDNITKSPIPFINTPSLRDPLRSNLINYRKMSATRLSNSGSGGGSRWCPTPEQVMLLEGMYRGGLKTPTASQIQQITARLSLYGKIQGKNVFYWFQNHKARDRQKVRKKLLAMYQHQRLLTSYNSPCYHPFPIQDGAVVEDNISSSKKNMVNEWNVDDQTSCKKVMCDCSFMTVMMMESTSPYCTRVPPKTLQLFPTTPAQTLNPSQPK encoded by the exons ATGCAAACTGAGGGTGACGATAACATAACCAAATCACCCATTCCCTTTATAAATACCCCTTCACTTCGTGATCCTTTAAGATCAAACCTCATAAACTATCGAAAGATGTCCGCAACGCGGTTATCAAACAGCGGTAGTGGCGGCGGGAGCAGGTGGTGTCCGACACCCGAGCAAGTGATGTTGTTAGAGGGAATGTATAGAGGAGGCTTGAAAACACCAACGGCATCACAAATACAACAAATAACAGCAAGGCTCTCTCTTTATGGCAAAATTCAAggaaaaaatgtgttttattGGTTTCAAAATCATAAAGCGCGAGATCGACAGAAAGTTCGAAAGAAACTCTTGGCTATGTATCAACACCAGCGTCTTTTAACTTCTTACAACTCACCTTGTTATCATCCCTTTCCCATTCAG GATGGTGCTGTAGTTGAAGATAATATATCAAGCAGCAAAAAAAACATGGTCAACGAATGGAATGTAGATGATCAGACCAGTTGCAAGAAGGTCATGTGTGATTGCTCATTCatgacagtgatgatgatggAGAGTACAAGTCCATATTGCACAAGAGTACCACCCAAAACCCTACAACTCTTTCCAACCACACCAGCACAAACTCTAAACCCTAGTCAACCTAAGTGA